A stretch of DNA from bacterium:
GATGACGGTGCTCGTCGTCACGACCGGGGACGAGGACCGCGCGAAGACGCTCGCGAAGAAGCACGCCGGGCGCTGGATGCACGTGGAGTTCCGCGCCCTCGCCGGGGCGGCGCTGGCCAGGGCGCTGCGCGACGAGGCGGCGCGCCTCGGCGTGGGGCTCGCGGAGGACGGCCTCGCCGCGCTGCTCGAGAGCACGGGGGCAGACCTGGGGCGGGCGCGCAACGAGCTGGCGAAGCTGCGCGCGGCGCTCGGCGAGGGGGGCGTCGTCGACGCCGCGGCGGTCGAGCGCTACGTCGCTGGCTACGAGCATCACGGGGTCTTCGACGTGACGGATGCCGTCAGCCGGCGCGACCTGGCGGGCGCGCTGCGTCTGCTGGGCGAAGTGACCATCAAGGACGACGAGTTCCTCGGGTTGCTCGGCCAGATCGGCAAGCGGCTGCGGATCCTCTGGTACCTCGCCGGCGGCGACCGGGAGATACCGCAGGAATTTCGGCCGTACCCGGGCATGGTGGCGAAACTGGCGCCGGACGCGCGCAAGTTCACCCGCGCGGAGATCGAGCGCGGGCTCGAGGGGCTGCGGGCGCTCGACGACCGGGTGAAGAGCACGCAGGTGCCGCCGAAGCTCCTGCTGGAGCACTTCCTGGTCTCGTTCCTGTCGCGGTAACGACTCGGCTTCCGCATCTTCGTCTTGCGGCACCCTTGCCGTCCGCATGCCGATGCCGGGCCCCGGCCCGGGGGCGCCTGTTCCCTTCCGTCTCGCCCTCCTTCCCTCAGTCCCCGAGGGCACTCATCAGCTGCTCGACTGTCAATGCGCCGGCCACACTCAGTCGACACAGCAAGCGGCCGGCGCATTATGACCGCTCACAGGCGCCCCCGGGCCGTGGCCCTGTTCACGGATCGGCCTGTTCCAGAGCGGGGGCGGGGCGGTGACGGGCGGACGCATGTGGAGCGCGAGGGCACCTGGGCGGCCGGACCGGAGCGGCCCGAAGGGCGAAACGCATTGTTTGAGCCCGAAGGGCGAGTTATGCGTTTCGAGCAGAGGGCCGGACAGGCCCAGGTCGAGCGCGCAACTCAGCGGCCGCACGGCACCGCCCTGACCCCGCGGCACTGACAATGCCGGCGTTGCAGGTGGCGGCGGCGCGCAGCGCCTCAGAACAGCAGGCGGAAGAGCGCGTCGGAGAAGAGCATCCCCTCGGCGGTGAGGCGGGCCCGGCCGGCGGCTCGCGCGATCCAGCCGCGGGCGGCTCCGAGCGCCGCGGCCTCCGGGAAGAGCGCATCCCAGCCGGCGCCGTGCTCCGCGGCGAACGCCGCCTCGTCGAGCCCGTCGACCGTGCGCAGCGCGAGCATCGCGGCCTCGCCTGCGAACTGCCGTGGGGCTGGTTCCTCGCTCGAGGCGACCGCGCCGCCGCGTTCTCGGATGAGCCGGACGTAGGCGGCCGGGTCGCGCTCGTTCGCGCGGCGCACCGGGCGGGGCCGGCACAGGAACGAGTGCGCGGCGGCGCCGAATCCCCGGTATTCGCCCAGCGACCAGCAGTCGGCGTTGTGCCGGCAGCGCATTCCCGGGCGCGACCAGTTCGAGATCTCGTAGCGCTCGTAGCCGGCCCGCGCGGTCAGCTCCGCGGCCGCCGCGTGCATCTCCAGCGCCTCCTCCTCCGCCGGCAGCGCGAGCCGCCCCGCACGGAGCTCGGCGGCAAACGGCGTGCCCTCCTCGATACCCAGCGCGTACAGCGAGAGGTGCTCGGGGCCGAGCGCGATCGCGCGCGCCAGGTCGCGGCGCCAGAGCGCGGGCGTCTGTCCGGGCAGGCCGTGGATGAGGTCCAGGCCGATGTTGGCGAAGCCCTCCCGACGCAGCAGCTCAAAGGCCGCGAGCGCCTCGTGCGCGGAGTGCCGCCGGCCGAGGCGTGCCAGCAGCGCATCGTCGAGGGACTGCACGCCGAGCGAGACGCGGGTGATCCCGTGCGCCCGCCAGGCCGCGGCCTTTTCCGCGTCGATCGTGCCGGGGTTGGCCTCGAGCGTGATCTCGGCGTCCGGTGCGACGGCAAAGGTCGCGCGCAGCGCGGCGAGCAGGCGCCCGATCTGCGCGCCCGCGAGGAGACTCGGCGTGCCCCCGCCGAAGAAGACGGTCGCGGCCGCCCGCCCGCGCTCGGGCGCGGCGTCGATCTCGCGCACGAGCGCGTCGAGGTACGGCTCGAGCGCGCCGCGGGCCAGCGGCACGGAGGCGAAGTCACAGTAGCCGCACTTTGCGACGCAGAACGGAATGTGAACGTATACCCCGAAGGCTGGTTCGGGCTTCGGGGTCCTGCCGCTGCGCACCCCCGTCGTGCTCCCTTCGGTCCGCGCGCCGGGGGTCCCCCGCTCCGCGTCACCCCTACGCCCAGACAATGCCAGGTTCCTGCCGTTCCAACCGAGTGCTTCGTTGCGGCAGAGCGACTCAGCGGCTAGAGGGTAATGTTCAGGAGGCGCAGGGTCCAGTTCACCAGCCCCCCGGCCAGGACGGCGAACGGGGTGATGAAGGCGAGGATCGCCAGCGCCCGCTTGAGCCCCTGTTCCTTGACGATGACCAGGAAGTTGGCGACGCAGGGGACGAAGAGCGTGATCACCGTCAGCGCGACGACGGTCTGGTTGACGGTCAGCGCCGGCGGCTGCGCGGTCGCAAGCGCGAAGAGCCCGGCCGCCCCGTAGTCGCGCCGCAGGAAGCCGAGGATGAAGACGCGCGTCGTCTCCGTCGGCAGCGAGAGGAAGCCCTGGATCACCGGCGCCAGGCCGCGCTCGGCCAGCGCGAGCAGCCCGCTCTCGGCCGAGAGGAAGAGGATGAAGGTGCCGATGAGGAAGAGGGGGATCGCCTCGCGCAGGAACCAGACCACGCGCATCCAGGTCTTCATCAGGATGTTGCCCGGCCGCGGCAGGCGCAGTGGCGGGATCTCGAAGATGAAGTCCGACGGGGCGCCGGGGACCAGCCGCGAGCACCCCCAGCCGACGAGGACCATCGAAGTGAAGACCGTGAGCACGACCACCGCGAAGCCGGCGGGCGAGACGTAGCTCGTCAGCCCGAGGATCACCCCGAGCTGCGCCGAGCAGGGGACCCCGAGCGCCAGCAGCAGCGTGACGATGAAGCGCTCCTTGCGGCTCTCGAGGATGCGCGCGGTCATCGTGGCCATGGTGTCGCACCCGAGGCCGAGCACCATCGGCAGGATCGCCTTGCCGTTGAGGCCGATCACGCGGAACGCGCGGTTGGACATGATCGCCAGCCGCGGCAGGTAGCCGGAGTCCTCGAGCAGCCCGAAGGCGAAGAAGAAGGTCCCGACGATCGGCAGCACGATCGCGATGCCGTAGGTCAGGCCCATCGTGATCAGTCCGTAGTCGCCGGCGAACATCCGCTGCACGAAGGGCCAGGGCACGTGCGCGAAGGCGGCGCGCGCCGCGGGGTTCACGAGGGCGCCGAAGACCCGGTCCTCGAGGAAGTCGACGAAGATGCCCGCGCCGACCGCGCCGACGAGCCAGTAGAGCACGAACATCACCGCGAGGAAGATCGGGATGCCGGTCACCGGCTCGCGGCTCCAGCGTCCGAGCGTCTCGGCGAGCCGCGAGCGGCCCCGCGCGGCCTGCCGCAGGTGGCGCGCGACGACGATCTGCACGCGCGCGCGCCGCGTCTTGAGGATGACCATCTCCGCCGGCTGCACGAGGCGCGCGCCGGTCTCCGCCGCGATGGCGCGGATCGCCGCGACGGTCTCGCCCCCGTACTCCCGCTCCGCCCAGGCCTCGAGCCCGGGCTCGCCGGCGAGGAACATCAGGCCGAGGCCGCGCGCCGCGCCCCGGTGGCGCGGCAGCAGCGCGGCGATGCGCGTGAGCTTCTCCTCGATCGTCTTCCCGTACTCCACGAGCGGCCGGCCCGCGCGCGCGGTGGCCAGCGCGGCCTTGAGCGCGGCGAGTCCCTCGCCCTCGG
This window harbors:
- the holA gene encoding DNA polymerase III subunit delta, producing LMKEAVDAVCALVPEGARSFNVQVFHAFEDEVVDALTAARTLPFMAERRVVVLRDVEKTRLDQAGRGELLEEYLAAPEPMTVLVVTTGDEDRAKTLAKKHAGRWMHVEFRALAGAALARALRDEAARLGVGLAEDGLAALLESTGADLGRARNELAKLRAALGEGGVVDAAAVERYVAGYEHHGVFDVTDAVSRRDLAGALRLLGEVTIKDDEFLGLLGQIGKRLRILWYLAGGDREIPQEFRPYPGMVAKLAPDARKFTRAEIERGLEGLRALDDRVKSTQVPPKLLLEHFLVSFLSR
- the hemW gene encoding radical SAM family heme chaperone HemW → MRSGRTPKPEPAFGVYVHIPFCVAKCGYCDFASVPLARGALEPYLDALVREIDAAPERGRAAATVFFGGGTPSLLAGAQIGRLLAALRATFAVAPDAEITLEANPGTIDAEKAAAWRAHGITRVSLGVQSLDDALLARLGRRHSAHEALAAFELLRREGFANIGLDLIHGLPGQTPALWRRDLARAIALGPEHLSLYALGIEEGTPFAAELRAGRLALPAEEEALEMHAAAAELTARAGYERYEISNWSRPGMRCRHNADCWSLGEYRGFGAAAHSFLCRPRPVRRANERDPAAYVRLIRERGGAVASSEEPAPRQFAGEAAMLALRTVDGLDEAAFAAEHGAGWDALFPEAAALGAARGWIARAAGRARLTAEGMLFSDALFRLLF
- the feoB gene encoding ferrous iron transport protein B, whose product is MHQHGEAKAAGGGPVVVLVGQPNVGKSVIFGRLTGKYAVVSNYPGTTVEVTTGHLTVGDRRYTVIDTPGVNSIHPHSEDERVTRDILLDREPDVIVQVADAKNLTRALTLTSQLLELGRPLVLCLNMMDEAEQAGVHIDVRELSQVLGVDVIRTIAPEGEGLAALKAALATARAGRPLVEYGKTIEEKLTRIAALLPRHRGAARGLGLMFLAGEPGLEAWAEREYGGETVAAIRAIAAETGARLVQPAEMVILKTRRARVQIVVARHLRQAARGRSRLAETLGRWSREPVTGIPIFLAVMFVLYWLVGAVGAGIFVDFLEDRVFGALVNPAARAAFAHVPWPFVQRMFAGDYGLITMGLTYGIAIVLPIVGTFFFAFGLLEDSGYLPRLAIMSNRAFRVIGLNGKAILPMVLGLGCDTMATMTARILESRKERFIVTLLLALGVPCSAQLGVILGLTSYVSPAGFAVVVLTVFTSMVLVGWGCSRLVPGAPSDFIFEIPPLRLPRPGNILMKTWMRVVWFLREAIPLFLIGTFILFLSAESGLLALAERGLAPVIQGFLSLPTETTRVFILGFLRRDYGAAGLFALATAQPPALTVNQTVVALTVITLFVPCVANFLVIVKEQGLKRALAILAFITPFAVLAGGLVNWTLRLLNITL